In Pseudoduganella albidiflava, a single window of DNA contains:
- a CDS encoding carbohydrate ABC transporter permease, whose translation MTARLGQDSIWAIGSFAAPAMLLFFAFILLPLLLAAGATFTNHRLVSPEPTRFVGLDNYARLLSVTILTVQADQRQAGEEDVRFPTWRQSRQARPGLAGYRPAFHVDLGATRYVLAARDPLFVRSLVNTFLFALLVLPLQCGAALGLAILVNQRLRGRIFFRTVYFAPVVTSMVVASIVWSFLLNTDRGLINELLRALMDDPGAGPDWLGDPRLALASIALMSAWQGAGFQMLVFLAGLQSIPPEQYEAATLMGANAWQRFVHVTLPGLRNTIVFVLVSTTLLAFGLFTQVDVMTLGGPLDSTSTVVYHAVRKGFHEQDIGYGSTIALVFFMIVLGVSALQRMLAVKGAAR comes from the coding sequence ATGACGGCCAGGCTTGGCCAGGACAGCATCTGGGCGATCGGCTCCTTCGCCGCGCCAGCCATGCTGCTGTTCTTCGCCTTCATCCTGCTGCCGCTGCTGCTGGCGGCGGGGGCCACCTTCACGAACCACCGGCTGGTCTCGCCGGAGCCGACACGCTTCGTCGGCCTGGACAACTACGCGCGCCTCCTGTCGGTGACGATCCTGACGGTGCAGGCCGACCAGCGCCAGGCTGGAGAGGAGGACGTGCGGTTTCCGACCTGGCGCCAGAGCCGGCAGGCGCGTCCTGGACTGGCCGGCTACCGTCCCGCCTTCCATGTCGACCTGGGCGCCACCCGCTACGTGCTGGCCGCGCGAGATCCGCTGTTTGTCCGTTCGCTGGTCAATACGTTCCTGTTCGCCTTGCTGGTGCTGCCGCTGCAGTGCGGTGCCGCGCTCGGGCTGGCGATCCTGGTCAACCAGCGCCTGCGCGGCCGGATTTTCTTTCGCACCGTCTACTTCGCGCCGGTGGTGACCTCGATGGTGGTGGCGTCGATCGTCTGGTCGTTCCTCCTCAACACCGACCGTGGCCTGATCAACGAACTGCTGCGCGCGTTGATGGACGATCCCGGCGCCGGACCCGACTGGCTGGGCGATCCGCGCCTGGCGCTGGCCTCGATCGCGCTGATGTCGGCCTGGCAGGGCGCCGGCTTCCAGATGCTGGTGTTCCTGGCCGGCCTGCAGTCGATTCCGCCCGAGCAGTACGAAGCCGCCACGCTGATGGGCGCGAACGCCTGGCAGCGCTTCGTGCATGTCACGCTGCCGGGCCTGCGCAACACCATCGTCTTCGTGCTGGTGTCGACCACGCTGCTGGCCTTCGGCCTGTTTACCCAGGTGGATGTGATGACGCTGGGCGGTCCGCTGGATTCCACCTCGACCGTGGTGTACCACGCGGTGCGCAAGGGCTTCCACGAGCAGGATATCGGCTACGGTTCGACCATCGCGCTGGTGTTCTTCATGATCGTGCTGGGCGTATCGGCGCTCCAGCGCATGCTGGCCGTGAAGGGAGCGGCCCGATGA
- a CDS encoding carbohydrate ABC transporter permease, with amino-acid sequence MKQPLRTLLRKALLLAIMAGLGLVFAMPLAFMFAASFKGDTAVFENLAHWSTYVPGPGWSMDNYRAIFQKSDLPRFLLNSTIVAVCTVVAGVFLNSMLAFALARMRWGGRHVVLGVVVALVIVPFEVIAIPLLSLVAHLPWPVIGPGGPGLQIGWFNSLHVQIIPFVANAFCTFLFYQFFRDIPAELDEAAKMDGAGPWTVYLRIIMPNSGPVIATAAIILFVGAWNQYLWPIMVIQSEAFRPVQPGIQQFFGRTNSWGQIMAYASVITLPVLAVFLAFQRQFVASVAGSGIKG; translated from the coding sequence ATGAAGCAACCCCTGCGGACCCTGTTGCGCAAGGCGCTGCTGCTGGCGATCATGGCCGGCCTTGGCCTGGTTTTCGCGATGCCGCTGGCCTTCATGTTCGCCGCTTCCTTCAAGGGCGACACGGCGGTATTCGAGAACCTGGCCCACTGGTCGACCTATGTTCCCGGCCCCGGCTGGTCGATGGACAACTACCGCGCCATTTTCCAGAAGAGCGACCTGCCGCGCTTCCTGCTCAATTCGACCATCGTTGCGGTGTGCACCGTGGTCGCCGGTGTGTTCCTCAACAGCATGCTCGCCTTCGCCCTTGCGCGCATGCGCTGGGGCGGCCGCCATGTCGTGCTGGGCGTGGTGGTGGCGCTGGTGATCGTGCCGTTCGAAGTGATCGCCATACCGCTGCTGTCGCTGGTGGCGCACCTGCCCTGGCCGGTCATCGGGCCGGGCGGGCCGGGCCTCCAGATCGGCTGGTTCAACAGCCTGCACGTGCAGATCATTCCGTTCGTCGCCAATGCCTTCTGCACCTTCCTGTTCTACCAGTTCTTCCGCGACATCCCGGCCGAGCTGGACGAAGCCGCCAAGATGGACGGCGCCGGCCCCTGGACGGTCTACCTGCGCATCATCATGCCCAACAGCGGACCGGTGATCGCCACCGCCGCCATCATTCTCTTCGTCGGCGCCTGGAACCAGTACCTGTGGCCCATCATGGTGATCCAGTCGGAAGCGTTCCGGCCGGTCCAGCCAGGCATCCAGCAATTTTTCGGCCGCACCAATTCGTGGGGGCAGATCATGGCCTACGCATCGGTGATCACGCTGCCGGTACTCGCGGTGTTCCTGGCATTCCAGCGGCAGTTCGTGGCCTCGGTGGCAGGTTCCGGCATCAAAGGCTAA